In one Rhodococcus sp. B50 genomic region, the following are encoded:
- a CDS encoding maleylpyruvate isomerase family mycothiol-dependent enzyme: protein MLDYARYCGEIVEQTELLATSLAGQDMTASVPSCPGWNVGQLARHIGYGHRWAAEAVRGNGAMPRTDRAMRELSDYVDEDPEELLPWLRTGAHELGTALREIGPNMRVWTPIPGGKKTPEFFARRFTHETVVHRADAALALGAKFVVAHDLAVDSVDEWLDLAVVTWPRRDAERHRALHGPDRTLHFHATDTPAEWVVDLTGEEFVWRHAHEKSAVAVRGPLTELLLVLYRRRPVDAADVEVFGDSAFLASWLDVSPFG, encoded by the coding sequence ATGCTGGACTACGCGCGTTACTGCGGAGAGATCGTCGAACAAACGGAACTGCTGGCGACCTCGCTGGCCGGGCAGGACATGACCGCATCCGTGCCGTCGTGTCCGGGATGGAACGTCGGTCAGCTCGCCAGGCACATCGGCTACGGGCACCGATGGGCGGCCGAGGCGGTCCGCGGGAACGGGGCGATGCCGCGCACCGACCGCGCGATGCGGGAGTTGTCGGACTACGTCGACGAGGATCCGGAGGAGCTGCTCCCGTGGTTGCGGACAGGAGCGCACGAGCTCGGGACCGCGCTGCGGGAGATCGGCCCGAACATGCGGGTGTGGACACCGATCCCGGGCGGCAAGAAGACCCCGGAGTTCTTCGCCAGGCGGTTCACCCACGAGACGGTCGTGCACCGCGCCGATGCTGCGCTTGCGCTGGGCGCGAAGTTCGTGGTGGCACACGACCTCGCGGTCGACAGTGTGGACGAGTGGCTCGACCTGGCCGTGGTCACCTGGCCGCGACGCGATGCGGAACGGCACCGCGCGCTGCACGGTCCGGACCGGACACTGCACTTTCATGCGACGGACACGCCGGCGGAGTGGGTCGTGGACCTGACGGGGGAAGAGTTCGTGTGGCGGCACGCCCACGAGAAGAGTGCCGTCGCGGTACGCGGACCGCTGACGGAACTACTGCTGGTGCTCTACCGTCGGCGCCCGGTGGACGCGGCCGACGTGGAGGTCTTCGGCGACAGCGCGTTCCTGGCGTCCTGGCTCGACGTCAGCCCCTTCGGCTAG